The Lacrimispora xylanolytica genome has a segment encoding these proteins:
- the nagA gene encoding N-acetylglucosamine-6-phosphate deacetylase, giving the protein MIIQSKRIWIGGQFIPAQLQVEDKKIEAVYEYGKMTVDADYGRDRIVPGFIDIHTHGAYGYDTNDGEPDGLREWMKRIPEEGVTSILPTTVTQVPEVLLKAVSSVADVAEGEYDGAEILGIHFEGPYLDMKYKGAQPPEAIAKATIAEFQGYQEAARGLIRYITLAPEHDAGFELTRYLCRNGVVVSMGHSSASYEQALMGIANGAISMTHVYNGMTPYHHRNPGLVGTAFRVRDIYGEIICDGCHSHVAALNNFFTAKGREYGIMVSDSLRAKHCPPGGSYKLGGHDVEIRDNGLAYLKGTQTIAGSTLNMNRGLQILVEEAMVPFDTALNSCTLNPARCLRVDDRKGRVAAGYDADLVVLSDSYDVVQTYCRGIAML; this is encoded by the coding sequence ATGGGAAAATGACGGTTGACGCTGATTATGGAAGAGACAGGATCGTCCCGGGATTCATTGACATTCATACTCATGGTGCATACGGCTATGATACCAATGATGGAGAGCCGGATGGGCTTCGTGAGTGGATGAAGCGGATTCCGGAAGAAGGGGTTACTTCCATCTTGCCGACTACAGTAACCCAGGTTCCTGAAGTGCTTTTAAAGGCTGTCTCCAGTGTTGCGGATGTGGCGGAAGGTGAGTATGATGGGGCTGAGATTCTTGGAATTCACTTTGAGGGACCATATCTTGATATGAAATACAAGGGGGCTCAGCCTCCTGAGGCTATTGCCAAAGCAACTATAGCAGAATTTCAGGGATACCAGGAGGCAGCCAGGGGACTGATTCGATATATTACTCTTGCTCCGGAGCATGATGCAGGGTTTGAACTGACCAGGTATTTATGCAGGAACGGGGTGGTGGTTAGTATGGGACATTCCTCTGCTTCCTATGAGCAGGCTTTGATGGGAATTGCTAACGGAGCGATATCTATGACTCATGTTTATAATGGGATGACTCCTTATCATCATAGGAATCCCGGGCTGGTGGGAACGGCGTTTCGGGTCAGGGATATTTATGGAGAGATTATTTGTGACGGGTGCCATTCTCATGTGGCAGCGCTTAATAACTTCTTTACAGCCAAGGGAAGAGAGTATGGCATTATGGTCAGCGATTCTCTTCGGGCAAAGCATTGTCCGCCGGGAGGATCCTACAAGCTGGGAGGACACGATGTTGAGATTCGGGATAATGGGTTGGCGTACTTAAAGGGGACTCAGACCATTGCTGGGAGTACCCTGAATATGAATCGGGGGCTTCAGATTTTGGTGGAGGAAGCTATGGTTCCGTTTGATACTGCGCTGAATTCCTGTACGTTAAATCCGGCAAGGTGTTTAAGGGTTGATGACAGGAAGGGACGGGTGGCAGCAGGGTATGATGCGGATCTGGTGGTGCTTTCGGATTCTTATGATGTGGTTCAGACTTATTGTCGTGGGATCGCTATGTTATGA